From the genome of Solanum stenotomum isolate F172 chromosome 5, ASM1918654v1, whole genome shotgun sequence:
CATGTGTGCTTATTATCAACTCGCAATATGGATTTTGCGAGGTTGTTGGCTCAAATAATAAGGTTAAAAGCACAATTTCCAGATTatgcaataaaaataattcGTCTTGATAATGCTGGTGAATTTACATCTCAGGCatttaatgattattgtttgtcCACGGGAATAACAATTGAACATCCTGTTGCACATGTTCATACTCAAAATGGTTTAGCAGAGTCATTGATTAAGCGTCTTCAATTAATAGCTAGACCATTGTTGATGAGAATAAAGTTGCCCGTTTCTGTTTGGGGGCATGCTATTTTGCATGCAGCGGCACTTGTGCGCATAAGGCCAACCAGTTATCATGATATCTCCCCATTACAATTGGTTTTTGGTCAGGAGCCAAACATTTCCCATCTTAGAATATTTGGTTGTGCGGTATATATTCCAATTGCTCCACCATAACGCACAAAGATGGGTCCCCAAAGAAGGTTGGGGATATATGTTGGGTATGAATCTCgttctattataaaatatttggaagCTAGAACTGGAGATTTATTTACGACAAGGTTTGCTGATtgtcattttgatgaatcagtatacctaacattagggggagaacAAAAGCAGTTGGGAAATGAGATAGATTGGAATTCACTTTCACTGTCTCATTTAGACCCTCGAACAAATCAATGTGAGCTGGAagttcaaaagataatttatttgcaGAATATTGCAAATCAACTGCCGGATGCATTTACTAACCTTCCACGGGTTACTAAATCATATATCCCAGCTACTAATACTCAAGTTCGAGTTGATGTCCCGATAGGACAAAATGTTAAGGCAAATGAGTCTGGACCACGCTTAAAACGTGGTAGACCAATTGGTTCCAAGGATAAAAATCCTcagaaaaggaaaggaataaaTGATCAAGATAATCATAATATGGAGGCAACTGCGCATGAAGAGCTCCGAGACATAATAAATGATGACACCAAAGAGGAGGTCCATGTACCagaaaataatgagaatgaagAAATCTCTATTAATTATGTCTCGACAAGAAAAATGTGGAATCGAAATAATATTGTGGTGGATAATATTTTTGCCTATAATGTTGCAGTTGAAATAATGCAACAAGATGGGGATTTGGAGCCAAGATCTGTCAATGAATGTAAACAgagaaatgattggccaaaatgGAAGGAAGCAATTCAAACAGAATTGGCTTCACTTGAAAAACGTGAAGTTTTTGGACCAATAGTCCGAACACCTGAAGGTGTCAAGCCAGTGGGGTACAAATGGGTTTTTGTATGAAAATGCAATGAAAATGGTAAAGTCGTAAGATATAAAGCACGACTTGTGGCACAAGGATTTTCACAAAGACCTGGCATTGATTATGAGGAGACATATTCTCCTGTGGTAGATGCAATTACCTTCAGGTATCTAATAAATATGACAGTTCATAAAAAGCTTGAAATGCATCTAATGGACGT
Proteins encoded in this window:
- the LOC125863687 gene encoding uncharacterized protein LOC125863687 — its product is MGPQRRLGIYVGYESRSIIKYLEARTGDLFTTRFADCHFDESVYLTLGGEQKQLGNEIDWNSLSLSHLDPRTNQCELEVQKIIYLQNIANQLPDAFTNLPRVTKSYIPATNTQVRVDVPIGQNVKANESGPRLKRGRPIGSKDKNPQKRKGINDQDNHNMEATAHEELRDIINDDTKEEVHVPENNENEEISINYVSTRKMWNRNNIVVDNIFAYNVAVEIMQQDGDLEPRSVNECKQRNDWPKWKEAIQTELASLEKREVFGPIVRTPEGVKPVGYLINMTVHKKLEMHLMDVVTAYLYGSLDHNIFMKIPEALKVPEAYENSKESCSIKLQKSLFGLKQSGRMWYNRLSEYLLKEGYKNDPICPCIFIRRSKSEFVIISVYVDDLNIIGTPTELSKAVECLKKRI